A genomic region of Glycine max cultivar Williams 82 chromosome 15, Glycine_max_v4.0, whole genome shotgun sequence contains the following coding sequences:
- the LOC106796152 gene encoding polygalacturonase inhibitor, giving the protein MAPPYVNLPFLLFSPFPLVFSERCHPQDKKALLQLKKDLGNPYIITSWNAKEDCCDWYCCVECDEKTNRVISIGISSSIPDANASGQIPPSVGDLPYLESITFHKLPNLVGPIQPTIAKLTKLKSLFITYTNISGPIPAFLGQLKNLELIKLSFNNLSGPIPSTLSQLPNLGSLQLDRNKLTGPIPSSFGAFKKPGPDLILSHNQLSGPIPASLGNLNPDRVDLSRNKLEGDASMLFSSKKTTQILDLSRNKFEFDLSHLTFPKQSLIWLDLNHNNIYGNIPVALTTVKYLQQFNVSYNPRLSGKIPQGGELQRFDKYAYFHTKLCGSPLPPCK; this is encoded by the exons ATGGCG CCCCCTTACGTAAATTTGCCCTTCCTATTGTTCTCTCCATTTCCACTTGTATTCTCTGAGAGGTGTCACCCACAAGACAAGAAAGCGCTGCTCCAACTCAAGAAGGACCTAGGCAACCCTTACATCATAACATCGTGGAATGCAAAAGAGGATTGCTGCGACTGGTACTGCTGCGTCGAGTGTGACGAGAAAACGAATCGCGTCATCAGCATCGGCATATCGTCATCCATTCCAGACGCCAATGCGTCGGGACAAATTCCTCCTTCTGTGGGCGACCTCCCTTACTTGGAGTCCATCACCTTCCACAAGCTCCCCAACCTCGTGGGCCCAATCCAGCCCACCATCGCCAAACTCACCAAACTCAAGTCTCTCTTTATCACTTATACCAATATCTCCGGCCCAATACCCGCTTTTCTGGGCCAACTCAAGAACCTCGAGTTGATCAAACTTTCCTTTAACAACCTCTCGGGCCCCATTCCGAGCACACTTTCCCAATTGCCTAATCTCGGGTCCCTACAGTTGGACCGCAACAAGCTCACGGGCCCGATCCCGAGCTCATTTGGAGCCTTCAAGAAGCCCGGGCCAGATCTCATCCTGTCTCACAACCAGCTTTCAGGGCCCATCCCTGCTTCCCTCGGCAACTTAAATCCCGACAGGGTAGACTTGTCAAGGAACAAGCTCGAAGGTGACGCTTCCATGCTTTTCAGCAGCAAGAAAACGACCCAGATACTTGACCTTTCAAGGAACAAGTTCGAGTTCGACCTATCTCATTTGACGTTTCCGAAGCAGAGCTTGATATGGCTGGATCTCAATCACAACAACATTTATGGAAACATTCCTGTAGCATTGACTACGGTGAAATATCTGCAACAATTCAACGTGAGCTATAATCCTAGGTTAAGTGGTAAGATACCGCAGGGTGGAGAATTACAAAGATTTGATAAGTATGCATATTTTCACACTAAGTTGTGTGGCTCCCCACTTCCACCCTGCAAATAA